From one Flavobacterium kingsejongi genomic stretch:
- a CDS encoding response regulator, producing the protein MIQKINSILLVDDDPDDQLLFQEALSDADNSIQYTSASDGIHALEQLNTEGAVLPELIFMDVNMPRMNGLDCLKEIQKSTKLKHIHVIMYSTSCSVEYQKECFANGAVDYIEKPNDFKTLCTRIAGVIRQGILPAVNTIPPAL; encoded by the coding sequence GTGATTCAAAAAATAAACTCAATACTACTGGTAGATGATGACCCCGACGATCAGCTACTATTCCAAGAGGCGCTTAGTGACGCCGATAATTCTATTCAGTATACCAGCGCATCAGATGGTATCCATGCCCTGGAGCAACTTAATACCGAAGGTGCTGTACTTCCCGAACTGATCTTTATGGATGTCAACATGCCCCGGATGAATGGACTGGACTGCCTCAAAGAAATTCAAAAATCCACAAAACTGAAGCACATACATGTGATCATGTATTCTACTTCCTGTTCTGTCGAATACCAAAAAGAATGTTTTGCAAATGGTGCCGTTGATTATATTGAAAAACCGAATGATTTTAAAACATTATGTACACGTATTGCCGGGGTGATACGGCAGGGCATTCTTCCTGCAGTTAACACAATTCCTCCCGCACTATGA
- a CDS encoding response regulator, with protein MILIVDDIRANIVALKKILELHGLPVDTAESGEEALRKILKRDYSLIIMDVQMPGMDGFEVVENLAGSNRTKDIPVLFLSAVNKQKKFISKGYESGGVDYITKPVDSDLLILKVKTFLKLYEQKKELKDIRDMLSKEVEIRKEAQEKLSSQMEELTSVLKSLPQIAFIISRNGSIDYANEPWYQYAADTTGFPEVHPEDCSGFQKWQYHLSEGTQFSCEVRIRNLKSHEFRYFIMKIVPVIHHESITRWVGTFTDIHEQKQANECLEIKVTERTRELMAKNEELEFRNHELQQFSWVVSHDLKEPIRKIEIFIKIIKEKYLQDNATAVDYIDRTLSSAERMSKLITDLLDYSRLSAIVKPYPTDLNDVLQEVLSDLDYLIESKNATVSIEDLPVINGVPSQLRQVIQNLVGNALKFSRAEVAPKIEITAERIASKEPDSPMDASGAYSRIIVKDNGIGFDEAYLDKIFIIFQSLNDRRSYEGTGIGLAIAKKIIEKHNGLITAKSEVGSGSSFIIILPL; from the coding sequence ATGATTTTAATTGTTGATGATATAAGGGCAAATATTGTTGCACTGAAAAAAATACTGGAACTGCATGGTTTACCAGTCGATACGGCTGAATCTGGTGAAGAGGCGCTGCGAAAGATATTAAAACGCGACTATTCGCTGATCATCATGGATGTGCAAATGCCTGGGATGGATGGATTTGAAGTCGTCGAAAACCTGGCTGGCAGCAACCGGACCAAAGATATTCCGGTACTTTTCCTCTCTGCGGTAAACAAACAAAAGAAATTTATATCCAAAGGGTATGAATCCGGGGGTGTGGATTATATCACCAAGCCGGTAGATTCGGATTTGCTGATATTAAAAGTCAAAACTTTTCTAAAGCTCTACGAACAAAAAAAAGAGCTCAAAGATATTCGGGACATGCTGTCGAAAGAGGTGGAAATCAGGAAAGAAGCCCAGGAAAAGCTTTCTTCACAGATGGAAGAACTCACGTCGGTATTAAAATCATTGCCCCAAATTGCGTTTATCATATCCCGGAACGGCAGTATAGACTATGCCAACGAACCCTGGTACCAATATGCTGCGGATACTACTGGATTTCCGGAAGTGCATCCGGAGGATTGCAGCGGCTTTCAGAAATGGCAATACCATTTGAGTGAGGGTACCCAATTCAGTTGTGAAGTACGGATCCGCAATTTAAAATCCCATGAATTTCGCTATTTCATAATGAAAATCGTACCGGTAATCCACCATGAAAGCATTACGCGCTGGGTAGGTACCTTTACCGATATCCATGAGCAAAAACAGGCTAATGAATGCCTCGAAATAAAAGTCACCGAACGGACAAGAGAACTGATGGCCAAGAATGAAGAACTGGAATTCCGGAATCATGAATTGCAGCAATTCTCCTGGGTGGTATCCCATGACCTGAAAGAGCCCATTCGTAAAATCGAAATCTTCATAAAAATAATCAAAGAGAAATATCTGCAGGATAACGCTACTGCTGTTGATTATATAGACCGTACCTTGAGTTCTGCAGAAAGAATGTCCAAACTGATCACCGATTTATTGGATTATTCCCGTTTATCAGCGATTGTTAAACCCTATCCAACCGATTTGAACGATGTTTTACAGGAAGTATTGTCCGATCTCGATTACCTGATTGAGAGTAAGAATGCGACAGTTTCCATCGAGGATTTACCGGTAATCAATGGTGTTCCAAGCCAGTTGCGGCAGGTAATTCAAAATTTGGTTGGGAATGCCCTCAAATTCTCCAGGGCTGAGGTAGCTCCTAAAATCGAAATTACTGCTGAGCGTATCGCCAGTAAAGAACCGGACAGCCCAATGGATGCCTCCGGAGCTTACAGCAGGATTATTGTAAAAGATAATGGAATTGGATTTGATGAAGCCTACCTCGATAAAATATTTATCATATTTCAGAGCCTGAATGACCGCAGAAGTTATGAAGGGACCGGCATAGGATTGGCCATCGCCAAAAAAATAATAGAAAAACACAACGGTTTAATTACGGCGAAAAGCGAAGTGGGCAGTGGCTCCAGCTTTATCATCATATTACCCTTGTAA
- the aspA gene encoding aspartate ammonia-lyase, producing the protein MDDFRIEHDFLGEKKISNEFYYGVQTLRAKENFNITGIPIGSEPLFIRGFGYVKKAAALANYELGVLDVKKRDAIVYACDRLIAGEFTDQFISDLIQGGAGTSTNMNANEVIANLGLEHMGHKKGEYQYLHPNNDVNLSQSTNDAYPTAFRIALYLKMEHFADKLDKLQQSFFAKGQEFSTVLKMGRTQLQDAVPMTLGQEFNAFATTIAEDATRISESEDLITEVNMGATAIGTKVNAPQGYSEICVRHLAEISGVPVYLAADLFEATYDPGAFVQLSGTLKRSAIKLSKVCNDLRLLSSGPRCGFGEINLPALQPGSSIMPGKVNPVIPEVVNQTCFYVIGADTTVTMAAEAGQLQLNVMEPVIGFSLFTSLEYLGKACDTLREKCIDGITANVEHMREQVMQSIGIVTQLNPILGYEACSGIAKEALATGKSIHDIVVLEKQLITQAKWDQIYSLENLINPQFINS; encoded by the coding sequence ATGGATGATTTTCGCATTGAACACGATTTTCTTGGAGAAAAAAAGATATCCAATGAGTTTTATTACGGAGTACAAACGCTCCGGGCCAAAGAGAATTTCAATATCACAGGAATTCCTATTGGGAGTGAGCCGCTGTTTATCCGTGGATTCGGGTATGTGAAAAAAGCGGCTGCCCTGGCCAATTATGAACTGGGTGTACTGGATGTAAAAAAGAGAGATGCCATAGTTTATGCCTGTGACCGTCTCATTGCCGGAGAGTTTACCGATCAGTTTATCAGCGACCTGATTCAGGGTGGTGCAGGAACATCGACGAATATGAATGCGAATGAGGTAATTGCCAATCTCGGACTGGAACACATGGGCCATAAAAAGGGCGAATACCAATACCTGCATCCCAATAATGATGTCAATCTTTCGCAAAGCACTAATGATGCCTATCCAACGGCTTTCCGTATTGCACTTTACCTTAAAATGGAGCATTTTGCCGATAAGCTCGATAAATTACAGCAATCTTTTTTTGCCAAAGGCCAGGAATTTTCTACCGTATTAAAGATGGGTCGGACGCAGTTACAGGATGCTGTCCCAATGACACTGGGGCAGGAGTTCAATGCTTTTGCAACGACCATAGCAGAAGATGCAACCCGTATCAGTGAGTCGGAAGATTTGATTACCGAAGTCAACATGGGAGCAACCGCGATTGGGACAAAAGTAAATGCACCTCAGGGATATTCTGAAATTTGTGTCCGCCATCTGGCAGAAATCAGTGGTGTTCCTGTATATCTTGCAGCTGACCTATTTGAAGCCACTTATGATCCGGGTGCCTTTGTACAATTAAGCGGTACTTTAAAAAGAAGTGCGATTAAACTCAGTAAAGTCTGTAATGATTTACGGTTGCTGAGTAGTGGTCCGCGTTGTGGTTTTGGTGAAATCAATTTGCCCGCATTACAGCCCGGTTCTTCGATAATGCCTGGAAAAGTAAATCCGGTGATTCCCGAAGTGGTCAATCAGACTTGTTTTTATGTGATTGGTGCCGATACTACGGTCACTATGGCCGCCGAGGCAGGGCAATTGCAACTTAATGTAATGGAACCAGTAATTGGATTTTCCCTCTTCACATCTTTAGAATACCTTGGGAAAGCTTGTGATACCCTGCGGGAAAAATGCATTGACGGTATTACTGCCAATGTGGAGCACATGCGGGAACAGGTGATGCAAAGTATAGGGATTGTGACCCAACTCAACCCGATATTGGGTTACGAGGCTTGTTCAGGTATAGCAAAAGAAGCCCTGGCTACCGGGAAGTCCATTCATGATATCGTAGTACTTGAAAAACAGTTAATCACACAGGCAAAATGGGATCAGATTTATTCGCTTGAAAATCTTATTAATCCTCAATTTATCAACTCTTAA
- a CDS encoding response regulator, with protein sequence MEGNFKRNLLVSFSVSLIILIISSTASIISINSLLDSNAWVDHTHKVIYNINENATVMVDAQTNMRGYLVTGRKDFLELYANSEERSNRYFQEVKTLTSDNPTQQKILEELKPLQDQFFKYLALRIKEKAAGKEILADDLDIGKNLMDRIRIIFKRMENHEQALLKERTSASEKYGSSSLVLIVVAAIVALLISIVFLGRILKDFNERTRLQKELEKSDRETAERITVISGIAGQIAQGNYDIRVNNSQSDALGSVGDSLNNMASALDISFKSLSDKEWLQTGIAALNEVMIGEKSLEQLTKDVVEYVAFYTKSSAGVVYLLDRDTLHFTAGYSYVPNDKRKTIQLGEGLMGQSVASGKILQLEAIPANSIQISYALGEATPGHVIAVPLFENKIIGAIELVALSKYSPLITEFFDAVSNTIGIAIVAAQNRQRLQELLEETQAQSEELRTQHTELESMNAELETQTEKLQASEEELRVQQEELQQTNEELAERSVLLEEKNTEIQKKSEDLELTTRYKSEFLANMSHELRTPLNSILLLSRLLSENNDKNMNEEQIEFAKVIRSSGNGLLGLIDEILDLSKIEAGKMELEFDDVATNEISESLYDLFNQVAKDKNIVFKVLADEAPVVIRTDKMRLEQILKNLISNAIKFTAQGNVTLEIKIHPTDDKIICFSVKDTGIGIPLNKQPLIFEAFQQADGSTKRKYGGTGLGLSISRELAKLLKGEITLKSTPDEGSEFTLCIPVIGTALLQYSERQEIIAEATTVHEAVPVLPKNKYISAHIPEDVPDDREAIQEGDRVILIVEDDISFAKSLLDFTRKRGYKGIVSVRGDLALNLALMYKPAGILLDIQLPIKSGWEVMEELKTNPKTKPIPVHIMSSHKLKQESLLKGAVNFLDKPVAFEQMPDIFKRIEHIINRESQKVLIIEDNPKHAKALAYFLETYDINSEIRSEVAEGVSALQNAHVDCVILDMGIPDKQAYEILENIKKSPGLENLPVIVFTGKSLSMQEELKIKKYADSIVVKTAHSYQRMLDEVSLFLHLVEENKKTSGNSDSYKNRNLLQNILNNKTVLVVDDDVRNIYSLTKALEALKMNIIAAIDGKEALQALERHPEIDIVLLDMMMPNMDGYETAARIRKDEKLKELPVIAVTAKAMTGDREKCINAGASDYITKPVDVDQLLSLLRVWLYDKN encoded by the coding sequence ATGGAAGGAAATTTTAAAAGAAACTTATTAGTCAGTTTCAGCGTGTCACTGATTATTCTTATTATCAGTTCGACAGCATCAATTATCAGCATCAATAGCCTTTTGGATAGTAATGCCTGGGTGGATCACACCCATAAGGTAATCTACAATATCAATGAAAACGCCACCGTTATGGTGGATGCGCAAACCAACATGCGGGGCTATCTGGTTACCGGGAGAAAAGATTTCCTGGAATTATATGCCAATTCCGAAGAGCGCTCCAACCGATATTTCCAGGAAGTAAAAACACTGACCTCAGACAATCCTACACAGCAAAAAATATTGGAGGAACTCAAACCCCTACAGGATCAGTTTTTTAAATACCTTGCCCTTAGAATAAAGGAAAAGGCGGCAGGAAAGGAAATCCTGGCCGACGATCTGGATATTGGCAAAAACCTGATGGATCGCATCCGTATAATTTTCAAGCGGATGGAGAACCATGAACAGGCACTTTTAAAAGAGCGTACTTCCGCTTCCGAAAAATATGGATCCAGCAGCCTGGTACTGATTGTGGTGGCTGCGATCGTGGCTTTGCTCATCAGTATTGTGTTTTTAGGGCGCATCTTGAAAGATTTTAACGAACGCACCCGATTGCAGAAGGAACTGGAAAAAAGCGACAGGGAAACTGCAGAAAGAATTACGGTTATCAGTGGTATTGCGGGGCAAATTGCCCAGGGAAACTATGATATCCGGGTCAATAACAGCCAGAGTGATGCGTTAGGAAGCGTTGGCGATTCGCTGAACAATATGGCAAGTGCGTTGGATATTTCGTTCAAATCATTATCCGATAAGGAATGGCTTCAAACGGGTATTGCAGCATTAAATGAGGTCATGATTGGCGAGAAAAGCCTGGAACAGCTGACGAAAGATGTTGTTGAATACGTCGCCTTTTATACAAAGAGCAGTGCGGGAGTAGTGTACCTGTTGGATCGTGATACCCTTCATTTCACGGCAGGTTACAGTTATGTACCAAACGATAAGCGCAAGACGATTCAATTGGGTGAAGGCCTGATGGGGCAGTCGGTAGCTTCGGGTAAAATATTACAGTTAGAAGCCATCCCGGCAAACAGCATTCAGATATCCTATGCGCTGGGTGAAGCTACTCCCGGGCATGTTATTGCCGTGCCCTTATTTGAAAATAAAATTATTGGCGCTATAGAACTGGTTGCATTGTCGAAATATTCGCCATTGATTACTGAGTTTTTTGATGCCGTATCCAATACAATTGGTATTGCGATTGTAGCAGCCCAAAATAGGCAGCGTTTGCAGGAATTGCTGGAAGAGACACAGGCACAATCGGAGGAATTAAGAACGCAGCATACTGAGTTGGAAAGTATGAATGCGGAACTGGAAACCCAAACCGAAAAATTACAGGCTTCCGAAGAAGAACTGAGGGTACAACAGGAAGAATTGCAACAAACCAACGAAGAACTGGCAGAACGTAGCGTTTTATTAGAAGAGAAAAATACAGAAATACAAAAGAAATCCGAAGACCTGGAACTTACAACCCGTTACAAATCGGAATTTTTGGCCAATATGTCGCATGAATTGCGAACGCCCCTTAATTCGATCTTACTGTTGAGCAGGCTGCTTTCGGAAAATAACGACAAGAATATGAATGAGGAGCAGATTGAATTCGCTAAGGTGATTCGGAGCTCCGGAAATGGCTTGTTGGGACTGATTGATGAAATCCTCGATCTTTCTAAGATTGAAGCTGGTAAAATGGAACTGGAATTTGATGATGTTGCGACAAATGAAATTTCAGAAAGTCTTTACGACCTGTTCAACCAGGTGGCAAAAGACAAGAATATAGTTTTTAAAGTCCTGGCAGATGAGGCACCGGTAGTGATCCGGACAGATAAAATGCGTTTGGAGCAAATCCTTAAAAATTTAATCTCCAATGCTATAAAATTCACGGCACAGGGGAACGTTACCCTTGAAATTAAAATCCATCCTACCGATGATAAGATCATTTGCTTTAGTGTGAAAGATACCGGTATTGGAATTCCATTGAACAAACAGCCCCTTATTTTTGAAGCTTTCCAGCAGGCCGATGGGTCTACGAAACGTAAATATGGAGGTACCGGTTTAGGGCTTTCGATCAGCCGGGAGCTGGCAAAATTGCTGAAAGGTGAAATTACACTAAAAAGTACGCCGGATGAGGGAAGTGAATTTACCTTATGCATTCCGGTAATTGGAACGGCACTCCTGCAGTATAGTGAAAGGCAGGAAATTATTGCGGAAGCTACGACAGTACATGAAGCTGTTCCCGTACTACCAAAAAACAAATACATCAGTGCCCACATTCCGGAAGATGTACCGGATGACCGGGAGGCAATCCAGGAAGGAGACCGGGTAATCCTGATCGTAGAAGACGATATCAGTTTTGCCAAATCGCTGTTGGATTTTACGCGGAAACGCGGGTATAAAGGGATTGTGTCCGTGCGCGGCGACCTTGCCTTGAACCTGGCCCTGATGTATAAACCCGCCGGGATATTATTGGATATTCAGTTGCCAATAAAAAGCGGCTGGGAGGTTATGGAAGAGTTGAAGACGAATCCTAAAACCAAGCCGATTCCGGTACACATTATGTCTTCCCATAAGCTAAAACAGGAAAGCCTCTTAAAAGGTGCGGTGAACTTCCTTGATAAGCCAGTTGCTTTTGAGCAGATGCCTGATATTTTCAAGAGGATAGAGCATATTATTAATCGGGAATCCCAGAAAGTACTGATTATCGAAGACAATCCGAAACATGCCAAAGCACTCGCTTATTTCCTGGAAACCTATGATATCAATTCAGAGATCAGGAGTGAAGTTGCCGAAGGGGTAAGTGCCTTGCAAAATGCACATGTGGACTGTGTAATCCTCGATATGGGTATTCCGGACAAGCAAGCGTATGAAATCCTGGAGAATATTAAGAAAAGCCCGGGGCTAGAAAACCTGCCGGTTATTGTATTTACCGGAAAAAGCCTGTCGATGCAGGAAGAACTGAAAATCAAAAAATATGCTGATTCCATTGTGGTAAAAACAGCACATTCCTACCAACGGATGCTGGATGAAGTTTCTTTATTCCTGCACCTGGTAGAAGAAAATAAAAAGACCAGCGGAAACAGTGACAGTTATAAAAATCGGAACCTGCTGCAAAATATACTCAACAATAAAACCGTATTGGTGGTAGATGATGATGTACGTAATATCTATTCGCTGACCAAAGCACTGGAGGCGTTAAAGATGAATATCATTGCTGCTATTGATGGAAAAGAAGCTTTGCAGGCCTTGGAGCGCCATCCTGAAATTGATATTGTGCTGCTCGATATGATGATGCCAAATATGGACGGGTATGAAACAGCCGCCCGAATCCGTAAAGATGAAAAATTAAAGGAATTGCCTGTGATTGCGGTAACCGCGAAGGCGATGACCGGTGACCGGGAGAAATGTATTAATGCCGGTGCCTCCGATTACATTACAAAACCGGTCGATGTCGATCAGTTGTTGTCGCTGTTAAGAGTCTGGCTGTACGATAAAAATTAA
- a CDS encoding response regulator, with product MTKKRILIIDDDTRNIFALSATLRAKSFECLSCMSAEEALQLLKSNAIVDAVLIDMMMPEMDGYEAIPLIKNIPHRAKTPVIAVTAQAMLGDREKCLQAGADDYVSKPVDVDKLLDVLSVL from the coding sequence ATGACTAAGAAGAGAATTTTAATTATTGATGATGATACGCGAAATATTTTTGCCCTTTCGGCAACATTGCGTGCGAAATCATTTGAATGCCTTTCGTGCATGAGTGCCGAAGAGGCGCTGCAACTCCTGAAAAGCAATGCAATCGTAGATGCCGTGCTCATTGATATGATGATGCCCGAAATGGATGGTTATGAAGCCATTCCACTTATAAAAAACATCCCACACAGGGCAAAGACGCCCGTTATTGCGGTGACAGCCCAGGCGATGTTAGGGGATCGTGAAAAATGCCTGCAGGCCGGTGCCGATGATTATGTTTCAAAACCGGTAGACGTCGATAAATTACTGGATGTATTAAGCGTATTATAA
- a CDS encoding GH92 family glycosyl hydrolase, which produces MKKAIAILSGILLFTAAGHSQKVVRKNYEYINPIIGTQRMGHTYPGATVPFGSVQLSPETDTIAYELDKKYNGEAYKYCAGYQYDDPTITGFSHTHFSGTGHSDLGDFLIMPTTGALQLNPGTAAHPEKGYRSRYSHTSESAQANYYKVKLEDYNIVAELTTSPRVGFHRYSFPKSTDAHIIFDLMAGIYNHKEKNVWTFVRVENDTLITGYRQTQGWARTRTVYFAMAFSKPIQKYGTRNYDENNIYKGFWRKFDQTQNFPEVAGRNLKMYFDFDTEENEQIQIKFALSPVSTEGALANMRAEIPHWDFDRTKNEGQQLWEKELDKIKVITLNEDDKTNFYTAMYHAFINPTVYMDTDGRYKGLDQNIHTAVGFTNYTTFSLWDTYRALHPLFNIVQPKRNSDMIQSMLAHYDQSVHKALPVWSHYANENWCMIGYHAVSVIADAIIKGNADFDTEKALQACISSSNLRYYDGIDSYLKFGYVPEDKNGSSVSKTLEYAYDDWCIAQIAKKLGKADIYAKYMKRSRSYQNVFDANTGFMRPRLSDGSFKSPFDPLDTHASGFIEGNAWNYSLYVPHDPEALIQLNGGKEKFVRHLDSLFTMTLPDKYFEHTEDITRDGIIGNYVHGNEPSHHVAYLYNWTDQPWKTQRRIRMILKAMYKPTPDGLGGNDDTGQMSAWYIFSTLGFYPVAPGSDQYAFGSPSVTGAELQLENGKTFTITTKNQSAKNVYVKKIILNGTPLNRHYITQSEIMNGGTLQFEMSGKPKR; this is translated from the coding sequence ATGAAAAAAGCTATCGCTATCCTAAGTGGAATCCTGTTATTTACCGCTGCTGGACATTCCCAAAAAGTTGTCCGAAAAAACTACGAATACATCAATCCCATTATTGGTACCCAACGGATGGGACATACCTATCCAGGAGCCACTGTGCCCTTTGGGTCAGTACAGCTAAGTCCGGAAACGGATACTATCGCTTATGAGCTGGACAAAAAATACAATGGGGAAGCGTATAAATATTGTGCGGGATACCAATATGATGATCCTACAATCACCGGATTCAGCCATACCCATTTTAGTGGAACAGGGCATTCCGATCTCGGGGATTTCCTGATTATGCCCACCACCGGCGCCTTACAACTCAATCCCGGTACTGCTGCCCATCCTGAAAAGGGCTACCGATCGCGGTATTCCCACACCAGTGAATCCGCACAGGCCAATTATTATAAAGTAAAACTGGAAGATTACAATATTGTCGCAGAGCTTACGACCAGTCCACGGGTAGGATTCCACCGCTACAGTTTTCCAAAAAGCACCGATGCCCATATTATCTTCGATCTTATGGCAGGAATTTACAATCATAAGGAAAAAAATGTATGGACTTTTGTCCGGGTGGAAAATGATACCCTCATCACCGGATACCGCCAAACACAAGGCTGGGCACGCACCCGAACGGTCTATTTTGCGATGGCATTTTCCAAGCCAATCCAAAAATACGGTACCCGAAACTACGATGAAAACAACATCTATAAAGGCTTTTGGAGAAAGTTTGACCAAACCCAAAACTTCCCTGAAGTAGCCGGGCGTAACCTCAAAATGTACTTTGACTTCGACACTGAGGAAAACGAACAGATCCAAATCAAGTTTGCCCTTTCACCTGTCAGTACCGAAGGCGCATTGGCGAATATGAGAGCCGAGATTCCACACTGGGATTTTGACCGCACGAAGAACGAAGGACAACAGCTTTGGGAAAAGGAACTGGATAAAATAAAAGTTATAACGCTGAATGAAGATGACAAAACCAATTTCTACACCGCCATGTACCATGCTTTTATCAATCCTACAGTATACATGGATACTGATGGACGCTACAAAGGCCTGGATCAGAACATCCATACAGCAGTAGGCTTTACCAATTACACTACTTTTTCTTTGTGGGATACCTATCGTGCCCTGCATCCGTTATTCAATATTGTACAGCCGAAACGCAACAGCGATATGATCCAATCCATGCTGGCTCATTACGACCAAAGCGTACACAAAGCTTTGCCCGTTTGGTCCCATTATGCCAATGAGAACTGGTGTATGATTGGCTACCATGCCGTATCGGTAATTGCGGACGCCATTATTAAAGGCAATGCTGATTTTGATACTGAAAAAGCACTACAGGCGTGTATCAGTTCCTCCAACCTCCGCTACTATGATGGAATCGATTCCTATTTGAAATTTGGATATGTCCCTGAAGATAAAAACGGTTCTTCCGTTTCCAAAACTCTGGAATATGCATACGACGACTGGTGTATTGCACAAATTGCCAAAAAGTTAGGGAAGGCCGATATTTATGCGAAATACATGAAGCGTTCCCGCAGTTATCAAAATGTATTTGATGCGAACACAGGCTTTATGCGTCCGCGCCTTAGTGATGGAAGCTTTAAAAGTCCGTTCGATCCATTGGATACGCATGCTTCCGGTTTTATCGAAGGCAATGCCTGGAATTACAGCCTGTATGTGCCGCATGATCCGGAAGCTTTGATACAGCTTAACGGTGGCAAGGAAAAGTTTGTTCGACATCTTGACTCCCTGTTTACCATGACGCTACCCGACAAATATTTCGAACATACCGAAGACATCACACGTGATGGCATCATTGGAAATTATGTACACGGGAATGAGCCCTCCCATCATGTGGCTTATTTGTACAACTGGACGGACCAGCCCTGGAAAACGCAGCGACGCATCCGGATGATTCTAAAAGCGATGTACAAACCTACTCCCGACGGACTGGGTGGTAATGATGATACCGGCCAAATGAGTGCGTGGTATATTTTCAGCACTTTGGGTTTTTATCCGGTAGCCCCGGGTTCTGACCAATATGCCTTTGGAAGTCCCAGTGTTACCGGGGCTGAACTGCAACTTGAAAACGGCAAGACATTTACCATTACTACCAAAAACCAAAGTGCCAAAAATGTCTATGTCAAAAAAATAATACTAAATGGCACGCCCCTCAACAGGCATTATATCACCCAGAGTGAAATCATGAACGGCGGAACACTGCAATTTGAGATGAGCGGAAAGCCAAAACGGTAG
- a CDS encoding type II asparaginase, with translation MKKIILFVVLCLSLSATAQQKPKIIILATGGTIAGTGTTSDRAGYTAGTLPVSDLIGSIPSVKEVAAISGEKIASVGSQDMSLEIWKKLAVRCTEIINNKEADGIVITHGTDTQEETAYFLNLVVPRTIPVVLTGAMRASTAISADGPKNLHDAIIVAANPKSRGRGVLISFNESVYDAREVTKTNSTKVNAFSAPGTGPLGEVYDGHVEYYKQSIRDTGTSIPFPITKNTKLPQVEIVYMYTDASVDYIKMLTRKKVDGIIIAGVGNGNFSKAFSEAIKKATASGIIVCRASRCLSGRVVLDGEVNDEALGTIVSDDLNPQKARILLMLGLTKTKNRKELQSYFFRY, from the coding sequence ATGAAAAAAATTATACTATTTGTAGTGTTATGCCTTTCTTTATCAGCCACAGCACAGCAAAAACCGAAAATCATCATATTGGCAACCGGCGGAACTATTGCCGGTACAGGGACTACTTCGGACCGGGCAGGCTATACCGCAGGCACGCTTCCCGTTTCCGACCTGATTGGGAGCATTCCTTCCGTAAAAGAGGTGGCAGCAATCAGTGGAGAAAAGATTGCATCGGTGGGGAGCCAGGACATGAGTCTTGAAATTTGGAAAAAACTGGCAGTGCGCTGTACTGAAATAATCAATAACAAAGAAGCAGATGGTATTGTGATTACACATGGTACCGACACGCAGGAAGAAACGGCTTATTTCCTCAATCTGGTGGTACCCCGAACGATTCCTGTGGTACTCACAGGAGCCATGCGGGCCTCGACTGCAATTAGTGCCGATGGGCCTAAAAACCTGCATGATGCCATTATTGTAGCAGCCAATCCGAAGAGCCGGGGAAGGGGCGTATTGATTTCTTTTAATGAATCGGTTTATGATGCACGGGAAGTGACAAAAACCAACAGTACAAAAGTAAATGCTTTCAGTGCTCCCGGAACAGGGCCATTAGGGGAAGTTTATGATGGGCATGTGGAATATTACAAACAGTCCATTCGGGATACCGGAACTTCGATTCCTTTTCCCATTACAAAAAATACCAAATTGCCCCAGGTTGAAATTGTTTACATGTATACAGATGCCTCCGTTGACTATATAAAAATGCTTACCCGTAAAAAAGTAGACGGAATCATTATTGCCGGAGTAGGAAATGGGAATTTTTCGAAAGCTTTTTCCGAAGCCATTAAAAAAGCGACTGCCTCCGGTATTATTGTATGCCGGGCGAGCCGATGCCTTTCAGGTCGTGTCGTATTGGATGGAGAAGTAAATGATGAAGCTTTGGGAACCATTGTTTCTGATGACCTGAATCCCCAAAAAGCCCGGATCCTACTGATGCTTGGCCTGACCAAAACTAAAAACCGTAAAGAACTGCAAAGCTATTTCTTCCGCTATTAA